Below is a window of candidate division WOR-3 bacterium DNA.
GATACGCATGCCAGATTATAGAAATATCACCCCCGAAGTCAACAATATATAGGGGGTTGACAAATCCAGTATATTGACTATAATTAAGTACTCAAAAGGAGGTCTATAGCGACATCTTAGATGTGGGTCAAAGGAGGTCTTTAAAGACACCATAGATGTTGGATGTCCCGAAAGACTGAACTAATAATAACTATCGCTGGTGATGCACTGTTGCTTTCAGCAGCATTTTGTGTCAGCTGGAAATCATCGGACATAGACTATTCGATACTGAGCCTCCGTGCGATCACCGCCAACTGCATAATTCTCATCTACTGGCTTTTTCTATTCCAATCTGCCAATTTCTATTTAACGCGCGCGAAAGTGCAATTAATGACCGAATTATTCAGGATGTTCCAAGTCATCGTTATCGGTCTAATCGTTATAATTGCCATTGCGCTCATCATTGAAATAGATTTCATCAGAGTCAGGGGGTTCGGACCGGCTTATGCCATCGCACTTTCCTCATTACTGGGCTGGCGATTCTTCTGGCGCGGCCTGGTCGGTGAATATGTTAGACCCCGGCCTGGGAAAGTAATCATATTCCATAACGGTGATGTGACTACTGAACCAGGACAGTTCAATGTCGTTCAAAGGGTGAGTCTGAGCAAATACCGCCAGGCATACGAGCAACTCATCAACAGCAACGATATTGACGGTATACTCATAGACAGCAATGGTATACACAAGGAAGAAGTGTTGAGAGTTATCTCGAACTTTGCCGAGACAAAGTACGAAATATACATTTCGCCCAAGCTATACCCCATCATCTATCATTATTCGTTAGTTGAGAAGATGGATAATTCCCCGTTTCTCAA
It encodes the following:
- a CDS encoding sugar transferase, whose amino-acid sequence is MSRKTELIITIAGDALLLSAAFCVSWKSSDIDYSILSLRAITANCIILIYWLFLFQSANFYLTRAKVQLMTELFRMFQVIVIGLIVIIAIALIIEIDFIRVRGFGPAYAIALSSLLGWRFFWRGLVGEYVRPRPGKVIIFHNGDVTTEPGQFNVVQRVSLSKYRQAYEQLINSNDIDGILIDSNGIHKEEVLRVISNFAETKYEIYISPKLYPIIYHYSLVEKMDNSPFLKVVFHPLSRWDRFLKRVIDIVISAVCLFVLFPVLTLLSILIKLDTPGPVFHTQRRVGLRGKKFTLVKFRSMVTDAEKHTGPVWAEKNDKRITRIGRIMRPYRLDELPQFINVLRGEMSFVGPRPERPAFVERFRKTIPFYRLRLTVHPGITGWAQVKQAYDRSFDDVRKKLEFDLAYVNNISIQLDMKIFLKTVLTVLKREGAH